The following are from one region of the Anguilla rostrata isolate EN2019 chromosome 7, ASM1855537v3, whole genome shotgun sequence genome:
- the LOC135259663 gene encoding interferon-induced very large GTPase 1-like — protein MSQANVLLIDTLSLSVNQPSSEKELSSHYLYKLTMLDYRARYMFIKHNTSSMDLEDARTTVDNDDFFDFGDNSFLDVSCTETQIHPMDVHMAVFHCANDFLRQYIVKKLSTCQFAIPFLVPDPCTEEVEFPFWVLRYISKSWQSNTNSTADSPGKYKSRKMSCTPVPVVSFIRLGESNSNSKSQILNGVISKQRHSVFFHRHCKGSTKDSLLMNGVVEIAWHCPGGKDDDIFDDCVAFLNLHGDAAKHQKQLEFLQAVSTVNVLLLSEHPLDEAEKAISQKLSKSPVPLICMFSGKELIQRSNNPTKVRLAAKNRNHAEFTEELILSIRQCIGENKQTTNIDMCRQVAIQQQFKVNEVHKTYQEGYEQAQTLISLLKEESSSALKEKLLPLQGHLWHEWSRKNKEQFRLQCKEKESIEQQLSEISAKMEEIRESQLYKATPLNDFVRSFIDCLSKPNSSEDTKLYTLQCLTIFLDDLTTGALAELEVDYQSTWRKMREVPKDKEKTSHVNQMQSKLNNISDKMAATTISLQHLMREVGQLYEASQTTPKAPGPNKQFSTILPKIGADMLVYGCPLELMDGDAAHVPLTWIEAVMDELVNILGDKKLFVLSILGLQSSGKSTLLNTMFGVQFSVSVGRCTRGAFMQLIPVDSSIRNKLGYDFVLIVDTEGLRSPELSTKLSVNHDNELATFIIAIGDITVINIMGENPAEMQDILQICVQAFLRMKQVKIAPSCIFVHQNVADASAGEKAMEGRRRLLQKLDNMATIAAKEESIDSINEFSDVIQFDIESQVFYFKNLLEGDPPMAPPNPSYSQNVQELKTKLLTIAEWKTERKFSSFSKFRSRVGDVWRALLQENFVFSFRNTVEMMVYTSLEEKYSAWSWELRKYALEMQSKLCNQIGSNLIQDVNVLELMEHFDNQVYNQLQQDIEKYFKEDKHRETLITWRVNIDKRFSNLRTELIDGTVKKCKELITSKNNRSELDQRKTEYTAELTKQSKALASNLKAQRLDDKQVTKEFDKLWVNWTAKVVKANIPNDCVNVKAAVEAILQKDFEKQPNVFQKIKGATGNFEFDKNKHVSQSFIQMIKSWGKAFSQDVKQCQQEVSHSVEVYVTAKETGKEDFDTCFIYEILKKIERTIAQFERSTGKLKFTNEFKADLSIHLCLKCVSRFQTMQETFKTANHPLTYLESQRDKYLQAFRNYCKGANSVTIFVDFLCKHIKPEFLTAVNEKTSQHIAGEMKSNNPAFNSNRSNLENHILKHLATVEDFSSFAEYIVFPKRYFQRFIQEKTNNFCSDTGKLHIMHEENLGTLKNLILSTSTEATREVEDKKGNASMWLDCFCKTLGEHMVIKRNELHTIENEDIEDWKFFKDVMAQSLDEILKDEKAIDMETLRKKPTKHLFNQLQGCWAQCPFCKAICTNTIPNHDGEHRVTFHRCDALAGWHYKGTDHFSVNFCTTAVSSDQKFIPRWNEDESIPYKTYRKAGAPYNKWNITPDGSVQRYWKWFICQFQEQLENKYKFKFVGDGAIPNEWKSFTKESALAELV, from the coding sequence ATGTCACAAGCAAATGTTCTTCTCATTGACACTTTATCTCTTAGTGTAAATCAACCTAGTTCGGAGAAAGAGCTAAGCTCCCACTATCTCTACAAGCTCACGATGTTGGATTACAGAGCCAGGTACATGTTTATAAAGCATAACACAAGTAGCATGGATTTAGAGGATGCTCGAACCACTGTTGACAATGAtgatttttttgattttggtgaCAACAGTTTCCTGGATGTgagctgcacagagacacagattcATCCAATGGATGTTCACATGGCAGTTTTCCATTGTGCCAATGACTTCTTGCGACAGTACATTGTCAAAAAGCTCTCTACTTGCCAATTTGCAATTCCCTTCCTAGTACCTGACCCCTGTACGGAGGAGGTTGAATTCCCCTTCTGGGTCCTGCGATACATCAGTAAATCATGGCAAAGTAACACAAATTCTACAGCTGACAGTCCTGGAAAGTACAAGAGCAGAAAAATGTCCTGCACACCAGTCCCAGTTGTTTCCTTTATTAGACTAGGTGAGTCCAATTCCAACTCCaagtcccagatattgaatggTGTCATTAGCAAACAGAGGCACAGTGTATTTTTTCACCGCCATTGCAAGGGGAGCACCAAAGACAGCTTGCTCATGAATGGAGttgtggagattgcatggcaCTGTCCAGGAGGGAAGGACGATGACATATTTGATGATTGTGTGGCCTTTCTGAACCTTCATGGTGATGCAGCAAAGCATCAAAAACAACTTGAGTTTCTTCAGGCAGTAAGTACTGTCAATGTGCTTCTACTTTCAGAGCATCCTTTGGATGAAGCCGAAAAAGCGATTTCCCAGAAACTCTCTAAGTCTCCAGTCCCCTTGATATGCATGTTCTCAGGGAAAGAACTCATTCAGCGGTCAAACAATCCTACCAAAGTTAGGCTAGCCGCAAAGAACAGGAATCATGCTGAATTTACAGAAGAACTGATTTTAAGTATCCGACAGTGCATTggtgaaaataaacagacaacaAACATTGACATGTGCCGTCAAGTTGCAATTCAACAACAGTTCAAAGTGAATGAAGTTCACAAAACATATCAAGAAGGTTATGAACAGGCTCAGACATTAATTAGTCTTTTGAAGGAGGAAAGCTCTTCGGCTCTGAAGGAGAAGCTTTTGCCCCTTCAGGGTCATTTGTGGCATGAATGGTCTAGGAAAAACAAAGAGCAGTTTCGCTTGCAGtgcaaagaaaaggaaagcatTGAACAGCAGCTGAGTGAAATCTCAGCTAAAATGGAAGAAATCAGAGAGAGTCAACTATATAAGGCCACACCTCTCAATGACTTTGTAAGATCATTCATAGATTGCTTAAGTAAACCTAATAGTTCCGAAGACACAAAACTCTACACATTGCAGTGCCTCACAATCTTCCTGGATGATCTTACCACTGGTGCACTTGCAGAGCTTGAAGTGGACTATCAATCAACCTGGAGAAAAATGAGAGAAGTACCAAAGGACAAGGAAAAAACATCTCATGTCAATCAAATGCAATCAAAACTCAACAACATAtctgacaaaatggctgcaacAACCATTAGCCTCCAGCATCTTATGAGAGAGGTTGGTCAACTGTATGAGGCCAGTCAAACAACACCAAAAGCACCAGGACCAAACAAACAATTCTCCACTATTCTGCCTAAAATTGGGGCAGACATGCTGGTTTATGGGTGTCCACTTGAGCTAATGGATGGAGATGCTGCCCATGTGCCTTTAACATGGATTGAAGCTGTTATGGATGAACTTGTTAACATTCTTGGagacaaaaaattatttgttctGTCCATTCTAGGGCTTCAAAGCTCTGGGAAATCCACACTGCTGAACACCATGTTTGGTGTTCAGTTTTCTGTGAGTGTAGGAAGGTGCACCCGTGGAGCCTTCATGCAGCTCATACCGGTGGACTCCAGCATCAGAAATAAACTGGGATATGACTTTGTCCTCATTGTGGACACAGAGGGACTCCGATCACCAGAACTCAGTACAAAGCTATCAGTGAACCATGACAATGAGCTTGCCACTTTCATTATTGCAATTGGTGACATAACTGTAATAAACATTATGGGGGAAAACCCAGCAGAGATGCAAGACATTCTTCAGATTTGCGTGCAGGCTTTTTTGCGAATGAAACAGGTCAAAATTGCACCAagttgcatttttgtacatcaGAATGTTGCTGATGCATCGGCTGGAGAAAAGGCTATGGAAGGGAGAAGACGTCTCCTGCAGAAACTTGATAATATGGCTACCATAGCAGCAAAGGAAGAGAGCATTGATAGCATTAATGAATTCAGTGATGTAATACAGTTTGACATTGAATCCCAAGTGTTCTACTTCAAGAATCTTCTGGAGGGGGATCCTCCCATGGCCCCACCAAACCCTTCCTACAGCCAGAATGTGCAAGAACTGAAGACCAAGCTGCTAACAATTGCAGAGTGGAAAACAGAGCGTAaattttcctcattttcaaaattcagaTCACGGGTTGGTGACGTTTGGAGAGCACTTTTACAGGAGaactttgttttcagttttagaaACACAGTTGAAATGATGGTGTACACTTCTCTAGAAGAAAAGTACTCAGCATGGTCATGGGAGCTGAGAAAATATGCTCTGGAGATGCAGAGCAAACTCTGCAACCAAATTGGCAGCAACTTGATTCAGGATGTGAATGTACTAGAACTGATGGAGCATTTTGACAATCAAGTCTATAATCAACTGCAACAGGAcatagaaaagtatttcaaaGAAGACAAACATAGAGAAACTCTTATAACATGGAGGGTGAACATTGACAAACGTTTCAGCAACCTAAGAACTGAACTCATTGATGGGACAGTAAAGAAATGTAAAGAACTAATTACCTCCAAGAATAATAGATCAGAACTAGACCAGAGGAAAACGGAATACACTGCTGAGTTGACCAAGCAGAGCAAAGCCCTGGCATCCAATCTAAAAGCACAGCGCCTTGACGACAAACAAGTAACAAAAGAATTTGACAAACTCTGGGTGAACTGGACAGCTAAAGTGGTCAAAGCAAACATCCCCAATGACTGTGTGAATGTAAAGGCTGCAGTGGAGGCAATACTCCAAAAAGACTTTGAAAAACAGCCAAATgtctttcagaaaataaaaggcgCAACAGGTAATTTTGAGTTTGACAAGAATAAACATGTTTCTCAAAGTTTTATTCAGATGATAAAATCATGGGGAAAGGCTTTCTCTCAAGATGTTAAACAATGTCAACAAGAAGTGAGTCATTCTGTCGAAGTATATGTCACTGCAAAAGAAACCGGCAAGGAGGATTTTGATACTTGCTTCATTTATGAGATACTAAAAAAAATTGAGCGGACCATTGCTCAATTTGAGCGCTCCACAGGCAAGCTTAAGTTCACAAATGAATTCAAGGCAGACTTGTCTATTCATCTTTGCCTGAAATGTGTTTCAAGGTTTCAGACGATGCAGGAAACCTTTAAGACTGCAAACCATCCACTGACATATCTGGAAAGCCAAAGAGACAAGTATCTCCAAGCATTCAGAAACTATTGCAAAGGAGCAAATTCTGTAACaatatttgttgattttctcTGTAAACACATCAAGCCAGAATTTCTGACTGCAGTGAATGAGAAAACCAGTCAGCACATTGCAGGTGAAATGAAATCCAACAATCCAGCTTTTAACAGCAATAGGTCAAACCTTGAGAATCACATACTGAAACATCTGGCAACTGTGGAGGACTTCAGCTCATTTGCTGAATACATTGTCTTCCCAAAGAGATATTTTCAAAGATTTATCCAAGAAAAGACCAATAACTTTTGCAGTGATACTGGAAAACTGCATATAATGCATGAGGAAAATCTTGGAACCCtcaaaaatctgattttatCAACAAGCACAGAAGCAACTAGAGAAGTGGAAGATAAGAAAGGAAATGCATCCATGTGGCTTGACTGCTTCTGTAAAACATTGGGGGAGCACATggtaataaaaagaaatgaattgcATACCATTGAAAATGAAGACATTGAAGACTGGAAGTTTTTCAAAGATGTGATGGCTCAGTCTCTTGATGAAATTCTGAAGGATGAAAAAGCAATTGACATGGAAACTTTGAGAAAGAAACCAACTAAACACCTCTTCAACCAGCTGCAGGGGTGCTGGGCACAGTGTCCTTTCTGCAAAGCCATCTGCACAAACACCATCCCCAACCATGATGGAGAACACAGAGTAACGTTCCACCGTTGTGATGCACTTGCTGGCTGGCACTACAAGGGCACAGATCATTTTTCAGTCAATTTCTGCACCACAGCAGTCAGCAGTGATCAAAAATTCATTCCTCGTTGGAATGAGGATGAGAGTATCCCCTACAAGACCTACAGAAAAGCTGGAGCCCCTTACAATAAATGGAACATTACTCCAGATGGCAGTGTGCAGCGCTACTGGAAATGGTTCATCTGTCAATTTCAGGAACAATTagagaataaatataaatttaaatttgtggGTGATGGTGCAATCCCAAATGAATGGAAATCATTCACAAAAGAATCTGCTTTGGCAGAGTTAGTATAA